The sequence TAATACGATCGCGCCGCACGCTTCGGCCGTGATCGACATGCGCTCGACCGACCCGGACCGGCTCGCCTGGCTGGCGCAGGAGGTCACGCGCATCGTCGAGCGCCGCCGGACCGACCGAGTGTCGACCGAGATCGAGGTGCTGGGTGAGCGCCCGGCCGGCTCGGTGCCGCCCTCGTCACCACTCGTCCGCCTGACGGTCGAGGTGCTGGAGCAGCTTGGGTTCCAGCCGGAGCTGAACGCGTCGAGCACCGATGCGAACATCCCGATCGCCCGCGGGATACCGGCGGTGTGCGTGGGTCTGAGCCACGGCGTGCGCGCTCATCGCACCGACGAGCAGATCGAGATCGCGCCGGCCGCGGTCGGGCTGGTGCAATTGGCGCTGATCGCCGAGCGTTTTGTGGGAGAGGCACAGGGCACCGGGGGTGTCGACGGGGAGAGGCCGTCGCAGTGAGCGGGATCTACGTCGCGTTGGACCTCGAAGCGACGGGGATGGACCCGGAGCGGGACGAGATCATCGAGATCGCCGCGATCAAGTTCCGCAACGACCGGGTGCTCGACCGCTGGGAGAGCCTGGTGCGTCCCCGCGGCCCGATCCCGTTCAACATCACCAGCCTGACCGGCATCGGCGCCAAGGATGTGCGCCGCGCACCGATATTCCCCGTAGTGGCGCCCCGGTTGCGGGACTTCGTGCGCAACCATCCGATCGTGGGGCAATCGCCGGAGTTCGACATCCAGATGCTCGCCGGGGCAGGGCTGCGGCTGCAGAACCCGCTCTACGATACGTTCCAGCTTGCCACCATCCTGATCCCGGACCTCCCGGCCTACAATCTGGCAACCATCGCGGCTCGGCTGGGAGTGTCGGTCCCGCACCAGCACCGCGCGATGGCCGACGTCGAGACGACCATGGCGGTCTTCCTGGGGCTGCAGGACATCCTCCTCAGCCACGATGCGGAGACCCTGGCGCGGTTGGCGGAGCTGGCGCGCGTGGCCGGGTCGCCGCTGGCGCGACTGTTCGCCGAGGCGCGGCGCGAGGTGGCTAGCCTGGACGGCATGGGCCACGGGACGATCGCAGCCCAGCTTATGGCGAAGACCGGGATGACCCGCGGCGGGCCCGAGGTGCTGTTCCTGTTCCAGCGGGAGCGACCACCGCGCCTGGAGCCGACCGGCTCCGACGCGCCGATCGATGTGGAGGCGCTCCGGGCCTGGACCGAACCGGGTGGGGCGCTGGCGCAGACCTTCCCCGGCTATGAGCCGCGGCCGCAGCAGGTCGCGATGCTGGCGGCCGTGGCCGAGGGCTTCAATCAGGGCGGGACGTACCTCATCGAAGCCGGGACCGGGACCGGCAAGTCGCTGGCGTATCTGCTCCCGGCCATCCTCCACGCCGTGAACCGCGGCGAGCCGGTGGTGATCTCGACCAACACCATTGCCCTGCAGGACCAGCTCTTCCGCAAGGATCTGCCGGATCTGCGACGGGCGCTCAAAGAGATGGCCCGCACGCAGCCGGAGCTCGAGCGCGTGGCGTCCTTCGAAGCGGCTCTCCTCAAGGGCCGCTCGAACTACCTCTGCCTGCGGCGCTGGTTCCTGGCACAGCGTGAGCCGTCCGTGTCGCCCGAGCGGGCCACGCTCTACGCCAAGATCCTGACCTGGCTCCAACAGACAGAGACGGGGGACCGCGCGGAGCTGCACCTATCACCGGAGGAGCAGGTGTACTGGCTGGCGCTGGCCGAGGAGGAGGGGAGCTGCGTCCCCGGCCGGTGCATCTTCCACCGGCGAAACCAGTGCTTCCTCTACCGGGCGCGCCACAAGGCCGAGAGCGCACATGTCATCGTCGTCAACCACGCGCTCCTGCTGTCAGACATGCTGGCGGCCAACAACGTCCTGCCGCCGTACCGCCACCTCATCATCGACGAGGCGCACAATCTGGAGGACGAGGCGACGACGCAGCTCGGCTTCAGCATCAGCCGCCACCGGATCCTCGATTTCGTGTCGCGCTGCGTCGCGCGGGACGACGACGGCGCCTTAGGTGGTGCGCTCGGCGGCCTGTGGAGCGTTGTGGCGAATGCCCGCGTGCCGCTGGCCCGCGATATCGCGGCGTCACTGCAGCCGCAGTTGGACGGGTTGGTGCGCACGGCCCGTGAGGCCAGCGAGGAGATCGAACGCTTCTTCCACGCGCTCGGGGACTTCGTGGAGCGCTACCAGGCGGGCCAAAGTGAGCACGACCGGCGCCTGCGCCTGACCGACGCTGTGCGGCACGATCCGGGCTGGAGTACGATCGAGATTTCGTGGGACCAGGTGGCGGGACGGCTGCGTGAGATCGTCGGGGTGCTGGTCTGGGCCGCGGGGCAGTGGGAGGGGATCAGTGAGGAGGAGATCCCCGAACGTGACGAAGTGGCGACCGAGCTGGAGGTCCTGATCCGCACCGGGCACGAACTAATCGAAAGGGTGCTCGGCGCGATCGCGAACCCGAGCCCCGACATGATCTACTGGCTCACGCGCAACGTCGCCACTGGCGACGTCGCGATCTCGGCCGCGCCGTTACACGTGGGGGATGTGCTGCGCGAGCATCTCTTCGATCGCTGCCGCACGACGATCCTGACCTCGGCGACGCTCACGACAGACGGCTCGTTCGACTACGTCCGGCAACGGCTCGGGATCGACGAGGCGCACGAGCTACAGGTGCCGTCGCCGTTCGACTACCCGGCGACGACGCTCTTGTACCTGGCCGACGACGTGCCGGAACCGGGTCAGCCGGGACACCAGCGCCACGTGCAAGAGGCGCTGATCGACCTCTGCAAGGCGACGCGGGGCCGGGCCATGGTCCTCTTCAC is a genomic window of Sphaerobacter thermophilus DSM 20745 containing:
- a CDS encoding helicase C-terminal domain-containing protein, whose protein sequence is MSGIYVALDLEATGMDPERDEIIEIAAIKFRNDRVLDRWESLVRPRGPIPFNITSLTGIGAKDVRRAPIFPVVAPRLRDFVRNHPIVGQSPEFDIQMLAGAGLRLQNPLYDTFQLATILIPDLPAYNLATIAARLGVSVPHQHRAMADVETTMAVFLGLQDILLSHDAETLARLAELARVAGSPLARLFAEARREVASLDGMGHGTIAAQLMAKTGMTRGGPEVLFLFQRERPPRLEPTGSDAPIDVEALRAWTEPGGALAQTFPGYEPRPQQVAMLAAVAEGFNQGGTYLIEAGTGTGKSLAYLLPAILHAVNRGEPVVISTNTIALQDQLFRKDLPDLRRALKEMARTQPELERVASFEAALLKGRSNYLCLRRWFLAQREPSVSPERATLYAKILTWLQQTETGDRAELHLSPEEQVYWLALAEEEGSCVPGRCIFHRRNQCFLYRARHKAESAHVIVVNHALLLSDMLAANNVLPPYRHLIIDEAHNLEDEATTQLGFSISRHRILDFVSRCVARDDDGALGGALGGLWSVVANARVPLARDIAASLQPQLDGLVRTAREASEEIERFFHALGDFVERYQAGQSEHDRRLRLTDAVRHDPGWSTIEISWDQVAGRLREIVGVLVWAAGQWEGISEEEIPERDEVATELEVLIRTGHELIERVLGAIANPSPDMIYWLTRNVATGDVAISAAPLHVGDVLREHLFDRCRTTILTSATLTTDGSFDYVRQRLGIDEAHELQVPSPFDYPATTLLYLADDVPEPGQPGHQRHVQEALIDLCKATRGRAMVLFTSHSALQTTYRAIKRPLEAEGILVLAQRMDGSPRQLIDRLKSHPETVLLGTNSFWEGVDIVGDALSLLVITRLPFSVPSDPVFAARSELFEDPFNSYAIPQAVLRFKQGFGRLIRSSTDRGVCVVLDRRTVSRRYGSSFVRSLPDCTVVVGPTSELPARASEWLQARPASASV